In Scatophagus argus isolate fScaArg1 chromosome 14, fScaArg1.pri, whole genome shotgun sequence, the following proteins share a genomic window:
- the ins gene encoding insulin isoform X1 → MDEVNVVFLAFGGCVDACCLLLDLLIRTFSWLLHFLSVVVASLHSALVILSGSTLVEYWNFALFSFLSTTEAVSDAARGALQAVDGWLQTLGGVFESFKMVGHLSCHVAWRIRDVLHRGLLSGSCILRQICEGLCIGLSLALYFVNTVVNIVLISTQNCASVLVGVWEAVAEPVHRVLELALTLLTFLYSCLVGASVLLWTPCQLLLDFLGALGRVFCTVAAVDSHGLLITAAVASLAFLLLNLRLPVLTRWLSLRLVNTLPGARGLQAVLEQERALPNQEVRTRTGQEASTARLPHTDAVTAETDLPSADGASRPDSLQLQAQRDGESASNYRAASRSKSGRTDGGSPPTDAKLLSLLKCVICQDLSKTVLLLPCRHLCLCRKCADILSRRRHVQQRCCPLCRQPITQTMDVFL, encoded by the coding sequence ATGGATGAAGTGAACGTTGTCTTTCTGGCTTTCGGGGGGTGCGTGGAcgcctgctgcctgctgctcgACCTGCTCATCAGGACGTTCAGCTGGctgcttcacttcctgtccgTCGTGGTCGCTTCCCTCCACAGCGCGCTGGTCATCCTGAGTGGATCCACTTTGGTTGAATACTGGAACTTTgctcttttctccttccttaGCACCACCGAGGCCGTCTCCGATGCTGCCCGCGGCGCCCTGCAGGCGGTGGACGGCTGGCTGCAGACGCTGGGAGGAGTGTTTGAGAGTTTCAAGATGGTGGGACACCTGTCCTGTCACGTGGCCTGGCGCATCAGGGATGTGCTGCACCGCGGGCTTCTTTCAGGGAGCTGCATCCTGCGTCAGATATGCGAAGGCCTCTGCATCGGGCTCAGTCTCGCTCTCTACTTTGTCAACACGGTGGTCAACATCGTCCTCATCAGCACGCAGAACTGTGCGTCTGTGTTGGTGGGCGTGTGGGAGGCGGTGGCCGAGCCCGTCCACAGAGTGCTGGAGCTGGCGTTGACTCTGCTCACCTTCCTGTACAGCTGTCTGGTCGGcgcctctgtgctgctgtggacgccctgtcagctgctgctggacttcCTGGGTGCGTTGGGCCGTGTCTTCTGCACCGTTGCCGCGGTGGACTCGCACGGCCTGCTCATCACTGCAGCCGTCGCCTCATTGGCCTTTCTCCTACTGAACCTCAGGCTTCCTGTCCTCACTAGGTGGCTGAGCCTGCGTTTGGTCAACACTCTGCCGGGAGCTCGTGGCCTACAGGCGGTGCTGGAACAGGAACGAGCTCTGCCCAATCAGGAGGTCCGcaccaggacaggacaggaagcGAGTACAGCCAGGCTCCCGCACACGGACGCTGTAACTGCCGAGACCGACCTGCCATCCGCGGACGGTGCGAGCCGGCCAgactctctgcagctgcaggctcAGCGGGACGGCGAGTCGGCGAGCAACTACAGGGCCGCGTCCCGGTCGAAGTCCGGTCGGACGGACGGCGGCAGCCCTCCGACTGACGCCAAGCTGCTGAGCCTGCTGAAGTGCGTCATCTGTCAGGACCTGAGCAAGacggtgctgctgctgccctgccGTCACCTCTGCCTGTGCCGGAAGTGCGCCGACATCCTGAGCCGGCGAAGACACGTCCAGCAGCGCTGCTGTCCGCTCTGCCGGCAGCCCATCACGCAGACCATGGACGTCTTCCTCTGA
- the LOC124070858 gene encoding histone H2B 1/2-like — translation MPDPPKAPKKGSKKAVSKTVSKTGRKKRRPRKESYAIYVYKVLKQVHPDTGISSKAMSIMNSFVNDIFERIASEASRLAHYNKRSTITSREIQTAVRLLLPGELAKHAVSEGTKAVTKYTSSK, via the coding sequence ATGCCTGACCCGCCCAAAGCGCCGAAGAAAGGCTCAAAGAAAGCCGTGTCCAAGACCGTCAGCAAGACcggcaggaagaagaggagaccCAGGAAGGAGAGCTACGCCATCTACGTGTACAAGGTCCTGAAACAGGTCCACCCCGACACCGGCATCTCCTCCAAGGCCATGAGCATCATGAACTCCTTCGTGAACGACATCTTTGAACGCATCGCCAGCGAGGCCTCCCGTCTGGCTCACTACAACAAGAGATCCACCATCACCTCCAGGGAGATCCAGACCGCCGTCCGCCTGCTGCTGCCCGGGGAGCTGGCCAAGCACGCCGTGTCCGAGGGCACCAAGGCCGTCACCAAGTACACCAGCTCCAAGTAA
- the ins gene encoding insulin isoform X3: protein MAALWLQSVSLLVLLVVSWPGSQAVTAPQHLCGSHLVDALYLVCGDRGFFYNPKRDVDPLLGFLPPKAGGAAAAGGDSEVAEYAFKDQMEMLVKRGIVEQCCHRPCNIFDLQNYCN, encoded by the exons ATGGCGGCTCTGTGGCTCCAGTCTGTGTCCCTGCTGGTCTTACTGGTCGTATCGTGGCCGGGCTCCCAGGCCGTCACGGCTCCGCAGCACCTGTGCGGCTCTCACCTGGTTGACGCCCTTTACCTGGTCTGTGGGGACAGAGGCTTCTTCTACAACCCCAAGAGAGACGTTGACCCTCTGCTGG GTTTCCTCCCTCCTAAGGCGGGCGGAGCTGCGGCGGCAGGTGGCGACAGCGAGGTGGCCGAGTACGCGTTCAAGGACCAGATGGAGATGCTGGTGAAGCGAGGCATCGTGGAGCAGTGCTGCCACAGACCCTGCAACATCTTCGACCTGCAGAACTACTGCAACTGA
- the ins gene encoding insulin isoform X2 has translation MSLRTTEAVSDAARGALQAVDGWLQTLGGVFESFKMVGHLSCHVAWRIRDVLHRGLLSGSCILRQICEGLCIGLSLALYFVNTVVNIVLISTQNCASVLVGVWEAVAEPVHRVLELALTLLTFLYSCLVGASVLLWTPCQLLLDFLGALGRVFCTVAAVDSHGLLITAAVASLAFLLLNLRLPVLTRWLSLRLVNTLPGARGLQAVLEQERALPNQEVRTRTGQEASTARLPHTDAVTAETDLPSADGASRPDSLQLQAQRDGESASNYRAASRSKSGRTDGGSPPTDAKLLSLLKCVICQDLSKTVLLLPCRHLCLCRKCADILSRRRHVQQRCCPLCRQPITQTMDVFL, from the exons ATGTCGCTGCG CACCACCGAGGCCGTCTCCGATGCTGCCCGCGGCGCCCTGCAGGCGGTGGACGGCTGGCTGCAGACGCTGGGAGGAGTGTTTGAGAGTTTCAAGATGGTGGGACACCTGTCCTGTCACGTGGCCTGGCGCATCAGGGATGTGCTGCACCGCGGGCTTCTTTCAGGGAGCTGCATCCTGCGTCAGATATGCGAAGGCCTCTGCATCGGGCTCAGTCTCGCTCTCTACTTTGTCAACACGGTGGTCAACATCGTCCTCATCAGCACGCAGAACTGTGCGTCTGTGTTGGTGGGCGTGTGGGAGGCGGTGGCCGAGCCCGTCCACAGAGTGCTGGAGCTGGCGTTGACTCTGCTCACCTTCCTGTACAGCTGTCTGGTCGGcgcctctgtgctgctgtggacgccctgtcagctgctgctggacttcCTGGGTGCGTTGGGCCGTGTCTTCTGCACCGTTGCCGCGGTGGACTCGCACGGCCTGCTCATCACTGCAGCCGTCGCCTCATTGGCCTTTCTCCTACTGAACCTCAGGCTTCCTGTCCTCACTAGGTGGCTGAGCCTGCGTTTGGTCAACACTCTGCCGGGAGCTCGTGGCCTACAGGCGGTGCTGGAACAGGAACGAGCTCTGCCCAATCAGGAGGTCCGcaccaggacaggacaggaagcGAGTACAGCCAGGCTCCCGCACACGGACGCTGTAACTGCCGAGACCGACCTGCCATCCGCGGACGGTGCGAGCCGGCCAgactctctgcagctgcaggctcAGCGGGACGGCGAGTCGGCGAGCAACTACAGGGCCGCGTCCCGGTCGAAGTCCGGTCGGACGGACGGCGGCAGCCCTCCGACTGACGCCAAGCTGCTGAGCCTGCTGAAGTGCGTCATCTGTCAGGACCTGAGCAAGacggtgctgctgctgccctgccGTCACCTCTGCCTGTGCCGGAAGTGCGCCGACATCCTGAGCCGGCGAAGACACGTCCAGCAGCGCTGCTGTCCGCTCTGCCGGCAGCCCATCACGCAGACCATGGACGTCTTCCTCTGA
- the nipal4 gene encoding magnesium transporter NIPA4 isoform X2, whose protein sequence is MRDVQLKNETCSNGSAVRLWCGSQSAVCLFTGDQTVFYTHQDNNTQTAGLQTSGTYNLWLGLTLALLSALLIGGSVILKKKALLRLASNGHTRAGDGGHGYLKDWLWWGGLLTMGAGEACNFAAYMFAPATLVTPLGALSVLISAVLSSHLLGEVLNVVGKLGCVLCLLGSILLVIHAPQEQEVTSLQDMTHKLLEPGFLVYMLAVLVLCAVLVLYFSPRVGRTNILVYISICSLLGAFTVSSVKGLAIAISTVLYDISVLANPLTWILLLTLVVSIVTQVNYLNKSLDTFNTLLVYPIYYVLFTSVVLSTSTILFQEWRSMEAVDVVTTLGAFLVIVVGVAMLHLFRELQVTLKELTNQLSQPLEREGLAEDVSSNGRAEGEDGRRSRKEDKCGLMDNMVIESLPPMRDEGPRVFIIS, encoded by the exons ATGCGAGATGTTCAGCTGAAGAATGAGACGTGCAGCAACG gctCTGCGGTCAGACTGTGGTGTGGCTCccagtctgcagtgtgtttgttcaCCGGAGATCAAACGGTGTTCTACACACACCAGGACAACAACACCCAGACAGCAG GTCTGCAGACCAGCGGCACCTACAACCTGTGGCTCGGCCTCACGCTCGCGCTGCTCTCCGCCCTCCTCATTGGTGGGAGTGTCATCCTGAAGAAGAAAGCTCTCCTCCGATTGGCCAGCAACGGTCACACCAGAGCAG gtgatGGAGGTCACGGCTACCTGAAGGACTGGCTCTGGTGGGGAGGCTTGTTGACCA TGGGAGCAGGAGAGGCCTGTAACTTCGCCGCCTACATGTTCGCTCCGGCCACGCTGGTGACTCCACTGGGCGCTCTGAGCGTCCTCATCAG TGCAGTTCTGTCCTCCCACCTGCTGGGGGAGGTGTTGAACGTGGTGGGGAAGCTCGGCTGCGTGCTGTGCTTGTTGGGAAGCATCCTGCTGGTGATCCACGCcccacaggaacaggaagtgacatcactaCAGGACATGACCCACAAGTTGCTGGAGCCTG gtttCCTGGTGTACATGTTGGCCGTGTTGGTTCTGTGTGCGGTTCTCGTCTTGTATTTCTCTCCTCGGGTCGGTCGCACCAACATCCTGGTGTACATCAGCATCTGCTCGCTGCTCGGCGCCTTCACCGTGTCCTCTGTGAAGGGCCTCGCCATCGCCATCAGCACCG tcCTCTATGATATTTCAGTGCTCGCGAACCCTCTCacctggatcctgctgctcacTCTCGTCGTCTCCATAGTAACACAG GTGAACTACCTGAACAAGTCTCTGGACACCTTCAACACCCTGCTGGTCTACCCCATCTACTACGTCCTCTTCACCTCCGTGGTTCTGTCCACCTCCACCATCCTGTTCCAGGAGTGGAGGAGCATGGAGGCGGTGGACGTGGTCACGACGCTGGGAGCCTTCCTGGTCATCGTGGTGGGCGTGGCCATGCTCCACCTcttcagagagctgcag GTGACGCTGAAGGagctgaccaatcagctgtctcaGCCGCTGGAGAGGGAGGGGCTCGCAGAGGACGTCTCATCCAACGGACGAGCGGAAGGAGAAGACGGAAGGAGGAGTAGAAAAGAGGACAAATGCGGCCTGATGGACAACATGGTGATAGAGAGTCTTCCTCCCATGAGGGACGAGGGGCCGAGAGTCTTCATCATCAGCTGA
- the nipal4 gene encoding magnesium transporter NIPA4 isoform X3 — MRDVQLKNETCSNGSAVRLWCGSQSAVCLFTGDQTVFYTHQDNNTQTAGLSPGLQTSGTYNLWLGLTLALLSALLIGGSVILKKKALLRLASNGHTRAGDGGHGYLKDWLWWGGLLTMGAGEACNFAAYMFAPATLVTPLGALSVLISAVLSSHLLGEVLNVVGKLGCVLCLLGSILLVIHAPQEQEVTSLQDMTHKLLEPGFLVYMLAVLVLCAVLVLYFSPRVGRTNILVYISICSLLGAFTVSSVKGLAIAISTVLANPLTWILLLTLVVSIVTQVNYLNKSLDTFNTLLVYPIYYVLFTSVVLSTSTILFQEWRSMEAVDVVTTLGAFLVIVVGVAMLHLFRELQVTLKELTNQLSQPLEREGLAEDVSSNGRAEGEDGRRSRKEDKCGLMDNMVIESLPPMRDEGPRVFIIS, encoded by the exons ATGCGAGATGTTCAGCTGAAGAATGAGACGTGCAGCAACG gctCTGCGGTCAGACTGTGGTGTGGCTCccagtctgcagtgtgtttgttcaCCGGAGATCAAACGGTGTTCTACACACACCAGGACAACAACACCCAGACAGCAG gtTTGTCTCCAGGTCTGCAGACCAGCGGCACCTACAACCTGTGGCTCGGCCTCACGCTCGCGCTGCTCTCCGCCCTCCTCATTGGTGGGAGTGTCATCCTGAAGAAGAAAGCTCTCCTCCGATTGGCCAGCAACGGTCACACCAGAGCAG gtgatGGAGGTCACGGCTACCTGAAGGACTGGCTCTGGTGGGGAGGCTTGTTGACCA TGGGAGCAGGAGAGGCCTGTAACTTCGCCGCCTACATGTTCGCTCCGGCCACGCTGGTGACTCCACTGGGCGCTCTGAGCGTCCTCATCAG TGCAGTTCTGTCCTCCCACCTGCTGGGGGAGGTGTTGAACGTGGTGGGGAAGCTCGGCTGCGTGCTGTGCTTGTTGGGAAGCATCCTGCTGGTGATCCACGCcccacaggaacaggaagtgacatcactaCAGGACATGACCCACAAGTTGCTGGAGCCTG gtttCCTGGTGTACATGTTGGCCGTGTTGGTTCTGTGTGCGGTTCTCGTCTTGTATTTCTCTCCTCGGGTCGGTCGCACCAACATCCTGGTGTACATCAGCATCTGCTCGCTGCTCGGCGCCTTCACCGTGTCCTCTGTGAAGGGCCTCGCCATCGCCATCAGCACCG TGCTCGCGAACCCTCTCacctggatcctgctgctcacTCTCGTCGTCTCCATAGTAACACAG GTGAACTACCTGAACAAGTCTCTGGACACCTTCAACACCCTGCTGGTCTACCCCATCTACTACGTCCTCTTCACCTCCGTGGTTCTGTCCACCTCCACCATCCTGTTCCAGGAGTGGAGGAGCATGGAGGCGGTGGACGTGGTCACGACGCTGGGAGCCTTCCTGGTCATCGTGGTGGGCGTGGCCATGCTCCACCTcttcagagagctgcag GTGACGCTGAAGGagctgaccaatcagctgtctcaGCCGCTGGAGAGGGAGGGGCTCGCAGAGGACGTCTCATCCAACGGACGAGCGGAAGGAGAAGACGGAAGGAGGAGTAGAAAAGAGGACAAATGCGGCCTGATGGACAACATGGTGATAGAGAGTCTTCCTCCCATGAGGGACGAGGGGCCGAGAGTCTTCATCATCAGCTGA
- the LOC124070576 gene encoding histone H4 — protein sequence MSGRGKGGKGLGKGGAKRHRKVLRDNIQGITKPAIRRLARRGGVKRISGLIYEETRGVLKVFLENVIRDAVTYTEHAKRKTVTAMDVVYALKRQGRTLYGFGG from the coding sequence ATGAGCggaagaggaaagggaggaaaaggacTCGGCAAAGGAGGCGCCAAGCGTCACCGCAAAGTCCTCCGCGATAACATCCAGGGAATCACCAAGCCCGCCATCCGCCGCTTGGCTCGTCGTGGTGGTGTGAAGCGTATTTCCGGTCTTATCTACGAGGAGACCCGCGGTGTGCTGAAGGTGTTCCTGGAGAACGTGATCCGGGATGCGGTCACCTACACCGAGCACGCCAAGAGGAAGACCGTCACCGCCATGGATGTGGTCTACGCCCTGAAGAGGCAGGGCCGCACTCTGTACGGCTTCGGCGGTTAA
- the nipal4 gene encoding magnesium transporter NIPA4 isoform X1, which produces MRDVQLKNETCSNGSAVRLWCGSQSAVCLFTGDQTVFYTHQDNNTQTAGLSPGLQTSGTYNLWLGLTLALLSALLIGGSVILKKKALLRLASNGHTRAGDGGHGYLKDWLWWGGLLTMGAGEACNFAAYMFAPATLVTPLGALSVLISAVLSSHLLGEVLNVVGKLGCVLCLLGSILLVIHAPQEQEVTSLQDMTHKLLEPGFLVYMLAVLVLCAVLVLYFSPRVGRTNILVYISICSLLGAFTVSSVKGLAIAISTVLYDISVLANPLTWILLLTLVVSIVTQVNYLNKSLDTFNTLLVYPIYYVLFTSVVLSTSTILFQEWRSMEAVDVVTTLGAFLVIVVGVAMLHLFRELQVTLKELTNQLSQPLEREGLAEDVSSNGRAEGEDGRRSRKEDKCGLMDNMVIESLPPMRDEGPRVFIIS; this is translated from the exons ATGCGAGATGTTCAGCTGAAGAATGAGACGTGCAGCAACG gctCTGCGGTCAGACTGTGGTGTGGCTCccagtctgcagtgtgtttgttcaCCGGAGATCAAACGGTGTTCTACACACACCAGGACAACAACACCCAGACAGCAG gtTTGTCTCCAGGTCTGCAGACCAGCGGCACCTACAACCTGTGGCTCGGCCTCACGCTCGCGCTGCTCTCCGCCCTCCTCATTGGTGGGAGTGTCATCCTGAAGAAGAAAGCTCTCCTCCGATTGGCCAGCAACGGTCACACCAGAGCAG gtgatGGAGGTCACGGCTACCTGAAGGACTGGCTCTGGTGGGGAGGCTTGTTGACCA TGGGAGCAGGAGAGGCCTGTAACTTCGCCGCCTACATGTTCGCTCCGGCCACGCTGGTGACTCCACTGGGCGCTCTGAGCGTCCTCATCAG TGCAGTTCTGTCCTCCCACCTGCTGGGGGAGGTGTTGAACGTGGTGGGGAAGCTCGGCTGCGTGCTGTGCTTGTTGGGAAGCATCCTGCTGGTGATCCACGCcccacaggaacaggaagtgacatcactaCAGGACATGACCCACAAGTTGCTGGAGCCTG gtttCCTGGTGTACATGTTGGCCGTGTTGGTTCTGTGTGCGGTTCTCGTCTTGTATTTCTCTCCTCGGGTCGGTCGCACCAACATCCTGGTGTACATCAGCATCTGCTCGCTGCTCGGCGCCTTCACCGTGTCCTCTGTGAAGGGCCTCGCCATCGCCATCAGCACCG tcCTCTATGATATTTCAGTGCTCGCGAACCCTCTCacctggatcctgctgctcacTCTCGTCGTCTCCATAGTAACACAG GTGAACTACCTGAACAAGTCTCTGGACACCTTCAACACCCTGCTGGTCTACCCCATCTACTACGTCCTCTTCACCTCCGTGGTTCTGTCCACCTCCACCATCCTGTTCCAGGAGTGGAGGAGCATGGAGGCGGTGGACGTGGTCACGACGCTGGGAGCCTTCCTGGTCATCGTGGTGGGCGTGGCCATGCTCCACCTcttcagagagctgcag GTGACGCTGAAGGagctgaccaatcagctgtctcaGCCGCTGGAGAGGGAGGGGCTCGCAGAGGACGTCTCATCCAACGGACGAGCGGAAGGAGAAGACGGAAGGAGGAGTAGAAAAGAGGACAAATGCGGCCTGATGGACAACATGGTGATAGAGAGTCTTCCTCCCATGAGGGACGAGGGGCCGAGAGTCTTCATCATCAGCTGA